ttgggtaatccacaagcccaccacaggccctaaaagatcatgatttgctGGTGCAATTGGTAATAGTAGTTATGCTTCTGAATACCATATGTGACAatccgggtcaaatcccgagtctttttcgaaaatcggatCAAGTCCCGAAATTCGAATTCGAATATAAGCCGAAATAAACTGGCCCAagtgcaacaacttgggtaatccacaagcccatcacaggcccccaaaagatcatgatttgttagtgcaattggtagtagtacttattagggctgagcaaaaaaccgatttgcaaccgaaaccgagccgaaaccGAGAAAAACCGGagaaaaccgatccgaatgtaaccgatccgaaaccgaaaccgaaaaattaaaaaccgaaccgatttaaatggttcggttccggttataaCTCCCAACCGAACCGATAAAACCGAACggaaccgattattaaaataattattaaataaaaaatatacaatataataaatatataatttagtcaTATTTGAAAatcattaataattattttacataaaaatgGCTCCTGTATAATACGAGACATGTTTACTAATAGCTACACAGTTAATTTACAAACATTTAGGTTTCTGGTCAGATTTTTAAAACTACATATCCTCAGAGTCTGCACTTTCTGGGAGATGCTTTGGAGGCAGTTCCGTAGTTGCAAACTTTCCAGGAGGGGGCTTCAATGAAGAGGAGTATTTCTGAGTGGGAATATTGCCGCTGTTTTTACAGGAGTTCCCAGATTTGTAGCACCAGAGCCAATATAATGGCTTGAGTTCTGGACTGAAAGATTACCAGGCCTGTGCTTGTTTATAGAGTTTATATatcgtttttatttttatatttgtcggttttataaccgaaaccgagccgattataaccgaaccggggtttttaaaaccgaaaccgaaaccgaatccgaaccggcggttgcggttttcaattttaaaaaccgaagatatatggttgcggttccggttttatcccgaaaccgagccgaaccggcccatgctCTCCCCTAGTACTTATAcctataaactgaactaaagtctccacacgactcgatgtgggactgaGGTGTTACATAGAtgatttctttttcaaaataaaaaatgctatattttgttaatttatcaaaattgaaatatttaatttaggcATACTAGAAATATAGTTTAACGAATTAGTAGTTTctcgaaaattttaaattaaaaaaaatctttagccaaaaaaaataataatttaaatttaagatGACGTCGAAATGGGGCCCAAACCTCTCATCTTCTCTCCCGCCGACCGTCCAGTGTCCTCTCAAAGTCTTGCATTTAAAAAACACAATTAGGGTTTATTCATTAACATAAACACATTAAAGacatcaatatatcaatatatcaaGCGATCTCTTCTGATTTAATGGGGAAAGGAGGTGGATGCATTCCGAGCAAAAATAATCCGCCGAGAATCCTCGACGACAATCCTCCCATCAAAAACGACGCCGTTCGCTCGCCAAACtcaaaaaaactgaaaatctaCATTGTGTTCTACTCAATGTACGGCCACGTGGAAGGCCTGGCGAAGAGGATTAAGTCGGGAGTGGACTGCGTTGACGGAGTTGAGGCCGTGTTGTTTAGAGTGCCGGAGACGTTATCGGAGGACGTGTTGGCGAAAATGAAGGCGAATGAGAAGGACGCTGACGTGGCGGAGATTTCGTCGGCGGAGGAGCTGGTGGAGGCGGATGGATTCTTGTTTGGCTTTCCGACGAGGTACGGGTGTATGGCTGCGCAGATGAAGGCGTTTTTTGATTCCACGGGGAAGCTGTGGAGGGAGCAGAGGCTTTGTGGCAAGCCTGCGGGGTTTTTTGTCAGTACCGGGACGCAAGGCGGTGGACAGGAGACCACTGCGTAAGGCTTGGCTCGATTCGACTTGACTCGAGTTTTTGTCTGTGAATTGTTATTTTGTGATCATGATTGATAaattagttttgtttgtagttaTTGAGTGAAGTGATTAACTATTTAGTCACGGTAATGGTAGTGAACTAGAAATTTAAGCTTACATTTAACTAATTAGCATTTTAGGAGCTTAAATAATTTGTGTTATTAAGGTTCTATAATTTAACTGGTCTTGATCATCATCCAAGGCAGTGGGATGATAAATTTTGAGGTGATTAACTAGTTTAGTTATGGTAATAGTAGTGATAGTAAAgttgtaatgaaatagaaatTTAAGTTTACATGAAACTAATCGGCATTTTAGGAGCTTATATTATTGGCATCTTAGGAGCTTATATTATTTGTGCTATTAAGGTTCTACAATTTAACTGGTCTTGGTCATCCAAGGCAATGTGATGATAATTTTTGAGGTGATCTCATTGCTATTATGTAGAGTTCTTGAGTGCTTATTCTAATCTTTGTGCGTTTTATCAGGAGTTTTGAGTTTTGACGTTCATCAAGTGTGGTTAATTTTTTGGATATATGGCcagtgtgtgtatataaattgttaaatttctattttttggATGCAAAAATTTCATTATACTTGTCATTCATTCGTATAAGTTGtttgatttctttttctgatAGTGCTgtttactatatacatatatattttaataattagcaGTAGCGAACCTGAGATTCATAGGTTCAGTAGAATTGAAAAGATATTTTTGTCTATTATTAAGATTCATTGTGTTTTTGAATGGCAGAATTTGTTTTAAGATGCATGTGTGGGTCAATATCAGCGTTAGTCATAGAGGATAAGTTGTTTATACTGTCTTAAAGATAAGTTCAGTCGCCGCTGTTAGAGCTATAAGAAAACTGTGGATAACTTTGAAGTTGGTAGAGGTGGTCTTATCTGAAGCAGATAGGCATCACTCAAATTCTGTGTAGCATTACCATTTACCAGTGGTAATATTTTGGTATGTCGAATGTATGTAGATGCATTTATAGTGGATGCTTGGTGGTTGGTGCAGACCGAATTAGATTAAGTGTATTCTTTACGTTCCACTTTATTGTAAATGCTCAGTGTCTTGGTCCTCAGAGACGAAGTTAAAGTCTTGCAGGCCTGCTCTCATTTACTTAAATTTGTATTGCAGGTGGACAGCTATTACCCAATTAGCGCACCACGGAATGCTATATGTTCCTATTGGATATACCTTTGGAGCTGGTATGTTTGAGATGGATTCTATCCGTGGGGGTTCTCCATATGGTGCTGGTGTCTTTGCTGGAGATGGCACAAGAGAACCGACTGAAACAGAGCTAGCACTTGCAGAGCATCAGGGCAGGTATATGGCTGCTATAGTAAGGAGGCTCGCACGAACTTGACAAAGTATTCTAGCTTATAGGAAGTGTCTGGGGTCTATATTATTCTTTATGGAGTATCTGCATCTGGGgtctatattattctttttggaAATGTTGCTTGAGAATGGGAATGTCTTTATCTGGCGTCCAGGTCCATAGTATTCTTTATGCATGGGTTGAGATTTCCCTCTAGTCTACCTGGATTGGATTTTGATAACAAGTTATATACGTTTCATTAAATATGATTGTTTCTCccaatttcaattttcaacctTTAGATTATATAATAGTTAAGTGGATCTGGATTTCATACAGGCTAGTAATTCCAGTGCATTGATAGGTCCGGACCGTCCGGTCATGTAAAATGATATGAAACTTATGATAGAGGATTATAGTTTAATTAGCAAACAGGGATCTAATTCACCAGAAACATAATATGGAGTTACATTCAGTGCAATTCTTGGACTCTTTTAGTAGCCTTAACAGTTCTTATACATGCGTAGCCGAGGGATTTCTGTTTGCTCCAGTCTCCTGCCATATGATGGTTTGTTTTGTTcgttaattaaaacaaatttaatattgaaCATGAATCTGGTAAATTCGAAAACGATCTTGAGCTGAATTTTTTTGCATGTTTGAATCATTTAGTTCATAATTGATTCATGTTTAGTTCAAACtagaaatatgtatatattttaaaatattatgaaaagaattaatattttaagaaacaaaaatatcaaatcattatcattaaaatgataaaatctTGATATCGAAGATGTGATAAGTCATAGTGTATATATCGATTATTATCATAGTCGATACTAATCTaaatttaacttgtaaaatgaGCTGTTtgaatgataaataaatataaaatatttgtcaGAATAATGTAAATGtaagtatataattataattgataatataaaactgatgtgaatataatttataaaattataaatttaattttaggaATGAGGCTTGATTACATAAAATTATTCGATGAAAAACTTGATAATATTTAAACTTGGCTCGATTTAAAACTCTGTACAGCTTGCTCGAACATTACTTCCGTTAGGTTgaaaacttaatatattacttcgACTTATTTAAAAGTTTAAACTAATTCGATTTAAATCGACAAAACTCAATCCGCATCAATTCATTCGTGGACTCACGTCAATGTACGATGTAGTACCAGTTACCCGGTCAAAGACCTTTCTGGACTTAAATGAAGAGTACTCCCACGGTATAAACAAGAATAAATATAAACCGTTAGATCAACCTCTGATCCAACGGTACGCGTTCTCTTTACAAAATCCATGTAGATCAGGGGTCCACATTTCTTTTGTGTGGGGATAATCCGCTTCTATTACAAACACCTTTCGCCACCGTTAACCACCGCAATCAGACCACCGTGTAGCCACCGCCGGCGAGCTGACCTGTCACTCTTCTccaaatttaatcaattttctctctctctcgttaatctgcaaataaataattttcaccGAAATTACcgctaattaatataaaatattcgttAATTTATTTTCAGGCGGTGCCGATAGTCTCGACAAAAGGTATATGCACAATTCTCATTTTAATTTGTGTACGTAATTGTGTATATTGCTGTGTGTATTTTGTATATGTTAACGTGTGTTTATATCATTAGGGttgagaataatttattttttttgctgaaGGAAATGATTGCTCTTTGATTTTACTATAGCATGTATGTTATTGTGTGATTTTGAATGCGCAACTAAATTAATCTGAACATGTATTTTTATGTGTTCACTCTGTGACTCGTTCtcgaattttttttagttttacgCACATAATTACTCTACGCAGAAGGCTATGATCAGTTGATATGTGTCGTAATAGTGAGTTTCGGGTTAAATGCCGTGATACATATAGTGCAAATAATGAAATGTATAACTATAACATTATTTCGGGGGCAGGGAAGGGTTCATTGATTAATTGTTGTGGCTTTAAGTGTATCAAGTGCCACTCATGATCTATGATGTAGAAACGATAAAATGTTATTGCCTTGACTGGTTTTTGCAAATTACTTTGCATTGctcaatgttttttttaatattatctgTTGCTTTTTCACGATTTCGAAGTCCTGGATAGGTTTCTTTGGCATGTGacaaattttatttactattatttttttgttgttcTACTTAAAATACCAACTCCTAACTTATTAAATTATGGCGTTTTGCGGTGTTGTTGATGGATGTATGATCCGACGTTGGATGTATGTGATGGTGTAATAGCAGAAAGTATGAGTGAATATGACTCTCAAGATGACAAGCCGTTGGTTTTTAGAAGGAACAGTGCGACTCCACAGCAAAATGAGTCTAATCCAGAAATAACCATTATTAAACAGAATGCATCCAATGTCATGGAGAAAACATTGAAGGAAGAAGGTCAGTCAAGAAGCAATTCCGAGGATTCTGATGATGATAAGCCCCTTAGTGTTAAACTATCATCTGGAGCATTGAATGGAAACTCCCACCACATCAGGATGGGATCCAACTTATCCTGTCCCAGTCCTTACACATCCCCAAAGCCAAGAATAATCAAAGGCCCAGAAGATGAAATGCTGTTGTCTTCAGAGCTCCAGTTAAATGCAGGGGCATCTAATGCTGAGTCATCTGATTCCGATGAAAGCAAACCGCTGGCATCAGAACTTGAGGAGCCTTCATCCTCATTAAATAAGAGACCTTTAATTCAACCAAAAATTTCTGACCCGTCTCCTTCAAAAAAGGCAAAGCTTTCAGAACCATCTGCACCAACGAATCGTAAACGAAAACAGCCGAAGGCAGAAGAAGCTGCTGCTGATGATGATCTTCCGATTTCTAACAGAAACAAGAAGTCTACTACGCCAGCCAGTAAAGTGTCTGATAAGAAGAAAAGGCCAGATGTTTCTGCTTCATTGAACAAAGTAAATAAGCAGTCTAACAAAGCGGATTTTTCCAAATCATTGAAGGTCCCCCCTGGTTCTGGTGAAGGGCAGAAATGGACAACCTTAGTTCATAATGGTGTCATTTTTCCACCTCTCTACAAGCCCCACGGGGTGAAGATGCTTTACAAGGGAAATCCAGTTGATCTGACGCCTGAACAAGAAGAAGTAAGCCTTTGTATTTCTGTTTCTTATTCCACTTTGTATCTTATATATCTACAGTTCTTTGCGCGAAGCATTCCTAATAATTTTCGTGGAAATTTCCAATTCTTTTACTAGTTTCCTTCAAGTAATTTGCTAACTTTTTGCAGGTTGCGACAATGTTTGCAGTGATGCTAGAGACTGAAtacatgaccaaaccaaaatttcggGAAAACTTCATGAGTGATTGGAGGAAGATACTCGGAGAGAAGCACATCATTCAGAACTTGGAAGACTGTGATTTCACCCCAATATATGAATGGCATCAAAGGGAAAAGGAGAAGAAGAAGCAAATGAGCACAGATGTAAGTTCTTTTTAGTAGTGCGAGCCAATCCCCTTGTTCAATAGTCTTACAC
This genomic window from Daucus carota subsp. sativus chromosome 7, DH1 v3.0, whole genome shotgun sequence contains:
- the LOC108193633 gene encoding probable NAD(P)H dehydrogenase (quinone) FQR1-like 2 — protein: MGKGGGCIPSKNNPPRILDDNPPIKNDAVRSPNSKKLKIYIVFYSMYGHVEGLAKRIKSGVDCVDGVEAVLFRVPETLSEDVLAKMKANEKDADVAEISSAEELVEADGFLFGFPTRYGCMAAQMKAFFDSTGKLWREQRLCGKPAGFFVSTGTQGGGQETTAWTAITQLAHHGMLYVPIGYTFGAGMFEMDSIRGGSPYGAGVFAGDGTREPTETELALAEHQGRYMAAIVRRLART